In Microcoleus sp. FACHB-672, one DNA window encodes the following:
- a CDS encoding tocopherol cyclase family protein has protein sequence MVNLQTPHSGYQWDGTSQRFFEGWYYRVTLPADNQTFAFMYSIEDPAGGTPHSGGAAQILGPDDSYLCRTFPATDRFWGWRDALGLGHWGKTDLNTPPLYLEPAEFEHHIQEGYQGTATWHQGILRDPGSGNLAQWQYEIKPVYGWGNTGSPQQSTAGWLSYFPIFEPGWQILMAHGLATGWIDWNGRRYEFTDAPAYSEKNWGRSFPQKWFWLNCNCFDNEPDLALTAGGGRRGVLWWMESVAMIGLHYQGKFYEFVPWNSQVSWKIEPWGNWQMQARNAHYAIELTGTTDRAGTPLRAPTEQGLIFCCRDTMHGQLSLQLSELSAGQSQPILKATSSVCGLETGGGPWEETWHSS, from the coding sequence ATGGTTAATCTCCAAACCCCTCATAGTGGCTATCAATGGGACGGCACCAGTCAGCGATTTTTTGAAGGTTGGTATTACCGCGTCACCCTGCCGGCAGACAATCAAACCTTCGCCTTCATGTACTCAATAGAAGATCCTGCCGGTGGTACACCCCACAGTGGCGGCGCAGCCCAAATTCTCGGCCCTGATGATAGCTATCTTTGCCGCACCTTTCCCGCAACGGATCGATTTTGGGGATGGCGAGATGCCTTGGGACTGGGACATTGGGGCAAAACCGACTTAAACACCCCTCCGCTTTACTTAGAGCCGGCAGAATTTGAGCATCACATTCAAGAAGGTTATCAAGGAACCGCCACGTGGCATCAAGGAATTCTTCGCGATCCCGGCAGTGGAAACTTAGCACAGTGGCAGTACGAAATAAAACCAGTGTACGGCTGGGGCAACACCGGCAGCCCGCAACAATCAACTGCCGGCTGGCTGTCTTATTTCCCCATTTTTGAACCCGGATGGCAAATTTTGATGGCACACGGGTTGGCCACCGGCTGGATCGATTGGAATGGCCGGCGCTACGAATTCACCGACGCGCCCGCCTATAGTGAAAAAAACTGGGGCCGGTCTTTCCCGCAAAAATGGTTTTGGCTGAATTGCAACTGCTTTGACAATGAACCCGATCTCGCCTTAACAGCCGGTGGAGGCCGGCGCGGCGTGCTGTGGTGGATGGAATCAGTCGCGATGATAGGCTTGCATTATCAAGGCAAATTTTATGAATTTGTGCCCTGGAACTCCCAAGTTTCTTGGAAGATAGAACCTTGGGGTAATTGGCAGATGCAAGCAAGAAATGCCCACTACGCGATTGAACTGACCGGCACCACAGATCGGGCCGGCACACCACTAAGGGCACCCACCGAACAAGGCTTAATCTTCTGCTGCCGCGACACCATGCACGGTCAGCTTAGCCTGCAACTGAGCGAACTTTCAGCCGGTCAATCGCAACCGATCCTGAAAGCCACCAGTTCTGTCTGCGGACTCGAAACAGGCGGTGGCCCTTGGGAAGAAACTTGGCACTCTTCTTAA